GATTTTTGATTTTTCATATCTGACTTCCTTAGCATATTTAATAATTATCTCAGAGATTTTACTCTCATAAGTTAAGGACGATTAGGTATATTTATATCGTAATTATATCATGCAAATGTCATGCAATTGCTAAAAAAGTTTTAAAGTAATATGAAAATAAGATGAGTTAAATAAGTAAAATCATTTATAAAAAAATAAATATTTTTCGGAAAACCTTGAGCCTAAATCGTATTCTTACTCCTTATCTCTAAAAAGAGAAATAGAGTTAATCACAATAGATAAAATAACACAGAACCATAATGCTTTACTCATTGTTGGCATTATATCCATAAGCCCGCCCCAATCTTCCTTGGCAACTCTCATTGCAGCGTCACTATAAAATGCACATACAGTCAAAGCTGTTAAGGATAGACTAATGAATCCAAAGCATTTAGCTTTCTTATTGCTATTATTAAATGTCCAAATTATGTTTAAAACGGTAAAGATAATTGCACTTAATCCAAATATTAACCACATGTTATTGTCTTTCTTATTTTAAGCAGTTTTTAATCTGAGTGCGACACCATAAAGCATTAAGGTGTTGAAATTAACTTTATACAACAATTAATCATTCTCTTTACTTAGTAATGCAACTGCTTCCACGTGTCTCGAGTCGACACTATAGATAAAAAGTCCATTTTTCGTTTTCCCAAACATATCATAGGGGTTTTTATACTAGTACGTATTCAGAAACATATTAAGTTTTATGTTTTTCTATATACCCCACACTATTAAATCTATTCTAAGTTTACGACAAATGGATATTTCAACTCCATTATTAATTCAATTTCTTTGTAATATTTTTCCACTAATTTATCATTTACATATCCAAACGTGTTTTGAAAACGAGAAAATTTAAATCTTTCTTTGAACGACTTACGAGTGTTATCTCTTAATACCGACTCGTATATACTAAAATTAAATTCTATAGGTCGTGACAGTTAAATATACTGGATTTTATTAGTCAAGATATTCTCCATTATTTATTTTCTCTAGTTGGTTAATTAGCTTAGGAAATTTAGAAATTAATTTATCAGGTATCTTCCCATCTAAAACTTCAAACCTAACTATTCTATCAAGAATATGATTAGAAATCATACTTTTATATTCTTTTGAACTTTTATAAAGATTAAGAATAATATTACCTGCTTTAACTTCATCCATTAAATAACCATATAAATTATCAATTTTTATTTCTCTAACTACTACTGTTTGATGTTCTGAAACTAATTCTGGTTCCCAACCTGTCATGCCTTTCATAAAGCCTTCATCATCTAACTCATATATTGAGCAACTTTTATTACTGTAAATTTCTTTGAAGGCATCTTTATAGCATTCATAAACAGCTGGTTTGCCATCTATCTCATCTAATATAAAATCAAAATCATCTTTTTTAGCACCAAATAATAGGGCTGTATCAATATTTTCAATAGCATAAACATAAGGAATTTTATGTGTAGATTTTCTAGGTTCTATAATTTTTAAATCACTTGTTTTAGATACATGATACAACATATTTTTACCTCCACAAATTTATGCTACCTTAATTAATTTATTTTGTTTCTAATAATTAATTTTTATTTTCTCAAGACTTATCAATACCTTCGTATTTTTTATATTAAAACTTACTTTTAAAGTATTCAATCTAACTAACAATGCCTAGAAGAATTGATTCAATAATCTAAGTAATGTTTGTATTTCAAAATTTATTAGCTCTATCCCACCATCTTGACTGCTCGCTACAACCTAATCAATATCTAAAAGGTGTTCAGTTTGTAGTTTGGACAATAACGTCACACACTCCACGTGCATAGTCCTTGGAAACTGGTCAAACGCTTCAATACTAAGAACCTTATAACCAAACTCTTTAAAAGACAAGATATCTTCAACTTGGGTATCAGGGTTACATGAAATATAGACTATGGTATTTGCTCCTAGTTCAGCAATCTTTGGTAGCGCGCTAACATGAATCCCCATCCTAGGTGGATCGAGAACAATAATGTCAGGAGCATCAGTTAAATTATCTAACTCATCTAGAACATCATTGGCTCTGAAATAAATATTGCTCAGGTTATTTAGTTCAGCATTCTCTCTAGCTTTAATAACAGCCTCTTCAACAATTTCTACTCCAACAACGGACTTGGCTTTCTTGGCGAAAATTTGAGAAATAGTACCTGTACCAGAATAGAGATCAAAGACTGTTTTATTCTCAAGATTATCTGCTAATTCAAGTGCTTTGTTGTACAAATTCTCAGCACCGAGAGGGTTTGGTTGGAAGAAAGAAAATGGACTAATTTTGAATTTCAATCCATTAATCTCTTCTGTTAAATCTTCTTTTCCGTAAAGTAAATTAATCTCATCAGGCTTAATAGCATCAGCAATGGAATCGGAAATTGTGTGGTAAATAGAGACTACCTCCCCATCGATATCAACTTGCAAGACTTTATTAACATAATCTGACAAGATCTTATCACTCACCTTATCACTTGAACTTGTAACCAAATTCAACATGAATGCATTTTCGTAAAATGAGTATCTAATTACAAAAAACTTCAACTCTCCTTCATGCTTTGTCTTGTGGTGATGTTTAAGATCTGTATTTCTGAAAAATTCTTGTGTAAATCTTCTTAGTTTGTCAAAGCCTGAATTTACAATTGTTCCTCCAGAATAATCTGTAATTTCATAGAAGTGGCCAATTTTGTGCATTCCTAGCATTAATGGTCCACCTATATACTCATCTCCGAAGGTGTATTCCATTTTGTTCCTGTATGAGGCAACTAATGGAGATGGATTTAATTTAATATTCTCTTGCCAATCGATTTGGGAATAGAGTTCCTGTAACATTTCTGATTTGATTTCCAGCTCTTTTTCATAAGGTATGTTGTCAAATCTATTACCACTCATTAAATTCAATTGAGATTCATTATCTAAGGTTTCCAGTTCAGATTTTTCTAAGATTTCAAGTAATTTAGCTTTGCGGTATTTACCCTTCTTTTTACTTGTGCTCAATAGTACTAGTTGGCCCAGAACACCACCTTTAAACTTGTATAGTGTTCCATTCTCATCTTCTCCTATAGAAAAGTTTGGTAATTCCATTTTTATTATTCTTGCTTCAACTAGTGCCATGATCTACCTTTCTGAAAACCTTAAATATTATTTACTAATTATTATTTCTAACTTTGATTTTATCAATAACTGTCAAAATTACAATTACTACTAAGCAAGGTAAAACCCAAGATAATCCACTTTTGGCTAATGGTAGTCCTGCTTCTAGTTGTGTTAGCAAAGGAAGCTTAAGTCCCATCTTACCAAGGACGTGAATTGTAGGTAATACCACTGCAACAGCTGCAGAAACTTTATATATTAAACTTGAGTAGCCTATCAAATCATGGCTAATACCCAATATAATTAAGAGTATAGAAACTGGATAGATTATAGTTAGAACCGGCTCTGAAACTTTTAAGATCATATCCAAACCAAAGTTAGCTGTGATGAATGAAGTTAAAGACAAAATTACAACCCAGGTTGAATATCCTAATTTTTCTTTTGTTAAATGATCAAAATAATTAGCACCACTAGTGATTAAACCAACACAAGTTGTTAAACATGCTAGTGTGAAGATTACAGCCAATAGTATAGCTCCGAATTTTCCTAGGCTGATATTACTCATTTCACTTAAAACTACAGCACCATTATGCGGATTATCAATCATGCTTGAGCTTACTTTACCTATATAACTTAATATTGAGTAAATCAAGAATAAAACAGCTCCTGCAAGAAGACCTGCTTGTAAGCTATATTTTTTGACTGCTTTGTCTGAGTTTACTTTAAACTGACGAATTGCCTGACTTATAACTAAACCAAAGTTTAAGGAAGCAATTGCATCCATTGTGTTATAGCCTTCTAAGAATCCGGTGGTAAAAGCTTTGTCACTGTAATTTGACTTAGGTGCTGCAATTTTTGCATCGATTTTGAAATAGATAGATATGAATAATAGAATAATTAATACTATTAAACTTGGGCTAAGAATTTTGCCCATTCTCTTAACTAATTTACTAGGTCTAATTGATAACAGATAGGCTGAGATGAAAAATACTGATGTATAAATAATTCTCGCTAATGTTATGTTGAAACTCTCAGGAACATAAGGCGCTACGGCCAATTCAAAAGGCATGCTTCCTGCTCTAGGAATACCCAAACCAGGACCTATAGATAAAAATATTGCTGTTGTATAAATTACAGAGAATATTGGATTAATTCTATTAGCTAAATTTAATAACCCTTCTGATTTACTTACTGCATATACCCCTAAAATTGGAAAAACTATAGCTGTAACTGAGAATGCTATCAACGCAATAGTAGTATTCTCTCCTGCCTTATTACCCAAGAATGCAGGGAATATTAAGTTTCCTGCCCCAAAGAATAACCCAAATAGCATTATACTTATTTGAAGAAATTCTGACCTGCTTAAGGATTTTGTTTTTCCTTCGCTCATTTACACTAACCTCCAAAACATAAAATATTTTGAATATAATACACATAAAATAGAATCTATGCATTAAGTTTTTCTTTACTATTAAGCCAAATAGGATTATCATTTACCATGTTTTAAAGAAATTATGAAAGAAGGTATATATTTATGGGAAGAGCTCATGAAGTCCGTGCTGCATCAATGGCAAAAACAGCAGCTTTTAAAACAAAACTATATTCAAGATTTGGTAAAGAAATTTATATTGCGGCAAAGAATGGTGAGCCTGATCCGGAGATGAACCCAGCTTTGAAACGCAAAGTTCAAGAAGCTAAATCAAACCAAGTACCTGCTGATGTTATTAATAGAGCTATTCAAAAAGCTAAAGGTGGAGAAATTGAAAACTATACTGAAGTTAGATATGAAGGCTTCGGTCCTGGTAACTGTACTCTAATTATTGAATGCTTAACAGACAATACTAACAGATCTATGTCTTTTGTTAAAACTGCTTTTAACAAAGCTAAGAATTCAAAATTGGCAAACTCTGGTAGTGTTTCATACAACTATGAATCAGTTAGTCTTTTCATTTTTGATTATGATAATGAAGAAAAAATGCTAGAAAATCTTTTAGAAGCCGATGTTGATGTATTAGATATCGGCGTTGAAGATGGAAAATTGCTTGTTAAAGCTGCTTTCTCTGACTTTGGTAAAGCACAAGACGCTATTGAAGCTATTGTGCCAGACGTTGAATTTGATCAATGCGAAACTGCTATGGTTCCAAATGAGTATGTAGATTTAACTGACCCTGAAGATATAGAAAGTTTCAACAAATTGATTGATACCTTAAATGATATCGATGATGTTAATAAAATTTATCATAATGCTCATATAGTTGAGTAAGATATAAGCGTACTTTTAATTTAGTATTATTTGAAATAAAAAAACAGAAGGTTATCTTAAATCTGAAATATTTTGATACCTTCTGTTTTATTTTGTTTACTAGCGTTTTAGAAAGGAAATGAGTTGAATTAATCAATAATTCTGAAGTTTTTCATGTTTAAGTCACTCAAAGTAAAGAAAATAGCAATTATTTTAACGCCCCACACAATACCTGCTTCTAATATTCCAGAGCCCAGATAAGAGAAGTTTAAGTAACATAAAAGACCTACTAAAGTTTCCTTTAATAGGTCTGAATTAAAAAATAGATTATTAATTTGTGAAGAGGGATATGAAATAATTAATCGTTCCATTTTCAATCAATATATATAGACCAAGTCCAATAAACACGACCGGTACAATTATTTTTTCATATTTTTCTACAATCTCTCCGATGGCAGAAATTGAGGCAAGTTTTTGAGATAATTTGCATAGAATCAAAATCCCTAACGCAAATATTACTAAACTTATACTAATCTCAATCAAACTTTTTCCTGTAAAATAGGGAATATAAATTCCTAAATTATCTCCACCCATTGCCATTGTTAAGCTTGTATATGCTAAAATTTTTGATCTATTTCCAGAAATTTTACCCTCGATGTCTTCTTCATCAATATCTTCATCCACAAAAAATGCTCTTATACCAAGACCTAGTGGAATTAGACCAAGGAGTCCGATAATCCAATCTTTTGGAATAAAATTTAAAAAGTAAGCGGTAATCAGACTAACCAGCACAAGCAGTCCTGTACCTAAATACTGTCCTGCATAAATTGATTTCAAGCCTTTCTTGCCTTGACTGGCGAATAAAATAGTCAAAATAATTAAGTAATCAATTGATGTAGAGACAAAAACTAATAAAGCAGATACTATTGTTTCCATTATTTCTCCTTTCAAAATATTTAATTCTTATAGTCGATTAAAAATTGACTGCACACACATTCTGCCTTGGCAGCTGCCAATGGAGATATTTGAAGAAATAATTTCACAATCTATCCACCTTTCCTTTAAACATTACCTAAAGTTTACTTAAATTATCGGATTTTATCAAGTATTGAAACATATCTTTCATTTTTTTTTAGCTGTGTAGTAATTATATCTAGCTTGTATATTAAGACCATATCCAGTAGTGTTTGATGCATAATATAGGTTTTTGCTTAGCACACTCAATAAATCTTCTAAAGAGAGTTGAATTAATTAATAATTCTGAAGTTTTTCATACTTAAATCAAGTATTCCTGCTGAGTGAGTTAATGCACCAGACGAAATAAAGTCAATTTTTAAATCTGAGAATGTGTGAGCATTTTCTATACTTAAATTACCTGAGGCTTCTATTAGACATTGACCATCTATAATTTCAATAGCAGTCTTCATAGTGTCATGATCCATATTGTCCAGCATGATAATATCTACGCCAGCCTCTAGAGCTTCTTTTACCATTTCAAGATTTTCAACTTCAATTTCAATTTTGTGCATAAATGGATCTATCTCTTTGACTGCAGCTACAGCTTGTTTAATCCCACCTGCTGCTTGAATATGGTTATCTTTTAACATTATTAAATCAGATAACCCATAACGATGATTATATGCTCCACCTACCCTTACTGCATATTTCTGTAAATTTCTATAGGCAGGGGTAGTCTTACGTGTATCTACTACTTTAATTCCAGTATCTTTCAGGGCGTTTACAAGCTTGTTACTTGCGGTGGCAACACCAGATAATCTTTGCAAGAAGTTAAGTGCAGTTCTTTCTGCTATTAATAATGTGGCTGCTGGTCCTTTAACAGTTAATAATTTATCACCAGGGATGATAGTATCGCCTTCTTTACAAAAGTACTCGATTTCAATTGTAGGATCGAG
Above is a window of Fastidiosipila sanguinis DNA encoding:
- the rlmD gene encoding 23S rRNA (uracil(1939)-C(5))-methyltransferase RlmD — protein: MALVEARIIKMELPNFSIGEDENGTLYKFKGGVLGQLVLLSTSKKKGKYRKAKLLEILEKSELETLDNESQLNLMSGNRFDNIPYEKELEIKSEMLQELYSQIDWQENIKLNPSPLVASYRNKMEYTFGDEYIGGPLMLGMHKIGHFYEITDYSGGTIVNSGFDKLRRFTQEFFRNTDLKHHHKTKHEGELKFFVIRYSFYENAFMLNLVTSSSDKVSDKILSDYVNKVLQVDIDGEVVSIYHTISDSIADAIKPDEINLLYGKEDLTEEINGLKFKISPFSFFQPNPLGAENLYNKALELADNLENKTVFDLYSGTGTISQIFAKKAKSVVGVEIVEEAVIKARENAELNNLSNIYFRANDVLDELDNLTDAPDIIVLDPPRMGIHVSALPKIAELGANTIVYISCNPDTQVEDILSFKEFGYKVLSIEAFDQFPRTMHVECVTLLSKLQTEHLLDID
- the brnQ gene encoding branched-chain amino acid transport system II carrier protein; this translates as MSEGKTKSLSRSEFLQISIMLFGLFFGAGNLIFPAFLGNKAGENTTIALIAFSVTAIVFPILGVYAVSKSEGLLNLANRINPIFSVIYTTAIFLSIGPGLGIPRAGSMPFELAVAPYVPESFNITLARIIYTSVFFISAYLLSIRPSKLVKRMGKILSPSLIVLIILLFISIYFKIDAKIAAPKSNYSDKAFTTGFLEGYNTMDAIASLNFGLVISQAIRQFKVNSDKAVKKYSLQAGLLAGAVLFLIYSILSYIGKVSSSMIDNPHNGAVVLSEMSNISLGKFGAILLAVIFTLACLTTCVGLITSGANYFDHLTKEKLGYSTWVVILSLTSFITANFGLDMILKVSEPVLTIIYPVSILLIILGISHDLIGYSSLIYKVSAAVAVVLPTIHVLGKMGLKLPLLTQLEAGLPLAKSGLSWVLPCLVVIVILTVIDKIKVRNNN
- a CDS encoding YebC/PmpR family DNA-binding transcriptional regulator, which gives rise to MGRAHEVRAASMAKTAAFKTKLYSRFGKEIYIAAKNGEPDPEMNPALKRKVQEAKSNQVPADVINRAIQKAKGGEIENYTEVRYEGFGPGNCTLIIECLTDNTNRSMSFVKTAFNKAKNSKLANSGSVSYNYESVSLFIFDYDNEEKMLENLLEADVDVLDIGVEDGKLLVKAAFSDFGKAQDAIEAIVPDVEFDQCETAMVPNEYVDLTDPEDIESFNKLIDTLNDIDDVNKIYHNAHIVE
- a CDS encoding CadD family cadmium resistance transporter is translated as METIVSALLVFVSTSIDYLIILTILFASQGKKGLKSIYAGQYLGTGLLVLVSLITAYFLNFIPKDWIIGLLGLIPLGLGIRAFFVDEDIDEEDIEGKISGNRSKILAYTSLTMAMGGDNLGIYIPYFTGKSLIEISISLVIFALGILILCKLSQKLASISAIGEIVEKYEKIIVPVVFIGLGLYILIENGTINYFISLFTN
- the nadC gene encoding carboxylating nicotinate-nucleotide diphosphorylase, producing the protein MNKLLQKEAERLIEIAFAEDVPYRDLASEAVFNSKRAEVDLIAKQDGIICGLEVFQMTFEYLDPTIEIEYFCKEGDTIIPGDKLLTVKGPAATLLIAERTALNFLQRLSGVATASNKLVNALKDTGIKVVDTRKTTPAYRNLQKYAVRVGGAYNHRYGLSDLIMLKDNHIQAAGGIKQAVAAVKEIDPFMHKIEIEVENLEMVKEALEAGVDIIMLDNMDHDTMKTAIEIIDGQCLIEASGNLSIENAHTFSDLKIDFISSGALTHSAGILDLSMKNFRIIN